The genome window GTGCCATGGGTCGTAGTGGACGGACAACCACTCAAAGAGGTAAGCATTGTGTGTTATCTTTAAGTCTCTAAATTTGTAATAACGTTGTTATTTGTCAAATTTGTTTTGAGTTGCAGAATACCCGATATTTCATGAGGTATGTATGTAACGCTTATAAAGGATCTAAAGTGCCCCAAGCTTGCCATGAGTTATCTCTCCCGAATCGCAGTGCAAAACCATTCAATCATGTGTGCTACAAAGAAGACAACAATGCAAAATCAAAGTCAAAGGTTTTGAAATCTTTGTAAAGCTATTGTGGGGCTTGATTCCACATCTATGTTTTGAGAAACATGTAATAAAGATATGAAATGTTTTGACAAGAGTATTTCATGTTGTTAAACTAGATAATATATATTGTCATTTTACTTTAGTTGCATGAGTTTTTATGGAAAAAAGGGTAAATCATTAGAATTTTTTGCAGAAATGAGTGGTCTAGACAAAAAAAGAGTGTTATTAGGTGAAGTTGAAATATGTTTTCAGATTTAGGTAGGTTGTGAATTGAAATAGCGACCTTCTACCATTTTACTGCAAAAAATTAGAAGTTCTGCCAAAAGCTGCAAAGCATGTACAAGATCGCAGATTGAAACAGCGACCTTGTGAAGGTCGCTGTTTGAAGTACCAATCTTCCTAAAGGTCGCAGTTTGATGTACAAACCTTCCTAAAGGTCGCAGATTCATGTCACAACCTTCCTAAAGGTCGCAGATTCATGTACAAACCTTGTTAAAGGTTGCAGATTCATGTCACAACCTTTTTAAAGGTCGCAGTTTTGTCTCCCAAGCCTATATAAGGTCGCTGTTTTGTCTCCCAAGCCTATATAAGGTCTCTGTTTTGAACCACAACTTTATTAAAGGTCGCAGATTTGTCTCGCAACTTTATTAAAGGTCCGCAGATTCATGTACAGTCTTTGTAAATAACGACAAAGTTTGCAGAATTTATTCAGCTTTCGGATGGTAGTGTATAGGTGCCTGTTTGAGGTTTTTGTCCATTTGCTGCATGAAATGTGAGTGGTAAATGTGAAGGTGATATGACTTGACCCTAGCTCTCACATGATATGAAATAAAACCTGCTAATTTGAATAGTTGTGTGTAAGAGAATCCAACTGTAGTGTAAGAAAAATTCTGCAAACACCATGAATTCGAAAATTGAGGCACAGAGTGAAGTATTTACATATGAACATAAAGCAAAGGAGTTGAgatatttttttaacaaacacaGTATGTTCACAACACACGAATTTGGTGTGCATCTGTTATGTGTAGTTGTGTTACAAATTTAGATTTTCAGAACACATTTAATATCATTCTGCGAGCTTCATAAACTTTGTAGTATGAAACAACAACCTTTATTAAGCTTGCCATATGAATCTGCAACCTTTAATAAAGTTGTGGTTCAAAACAGAGACCTTATATAGGCTTGTGAGACAAAACAGCGACCTTATATGGATTTGTGACATCAAACTGCGACCTTTAAAAAGGTTTGTACATGAATCTGCGACCTTTAACAACGTTTGTACATGAAACAGCAACCTTTAAGAAGGTTTGTACATGAAACAGCGACCTTCACATGGTTTGTACATCAAACTGCGACCTTTAGGAAGATTGGTACTTCAAACAGCGACCTTCACAAGGTCGCTGTTTCAATCTGCGATCTTGTACATGCTTTGCAGCTTTTGGCAGAACTTCTGATTTTTTTGCAGTAAAATGATACAAGGTCGCTATTTCAATTCACAACCTACCTAAATCTGAAAACATAATTCTACTTCACCTAATAACACTCTTTTTTTGTCTAGACCACTTATTTCTGCAAAAAATTCAAATCATTATGCTAGACAATTGATACGTACCTGCTTCCATGCCATGCACTACAAGAAAAAACAATTTTAGGGACACAATTTTTAGGATGGAACAGGTTAGTTTTATCACCGATGCCCCTTAACTTCTCTACTAAATGAGTTGTTATTCTTTATTATTAATGATGGAACAGGTTAGTTTTATCGATTTTAATGCAGTTATGCTGTCGAATTTTAGTAAAAAAATCTAATGTATCTTTTAATGTAGGGTAAAATTCAAGACGAGTTAGCTAGAGTGTTGAGAGATGTGGATGATACTTCACCAGTTGATGAACTCGAGGTACTCAAAAGTGCCTTGGGTCATAGGAATGGGCACGTACGCGGTGTTGGTCGTGTTGTTAAAAATGTCACCCACGAAATATCGAGCTCAAACCCCCCGCCACGACAACAACAACAATTGGAAGAAATGCAACAAATGCGACAAGAAATACAAGAAAtgcgacaacaacaacaacaacaacaagtgCAAGTGCAACCATTCTCAAACCAAGCAATAATGGAACTACAACAACAACATGCGTTTCAAATGCAACAAATGGAAGCACAATTTCAATGCCGACTTAATGAATTGAAACGAAAAATGCGTCAAGTTgacgaagatgatgaagatgatgattagaaTTAGATATTTGCATTAAACTTTTAATTTGAAGTTTGTACTCGATAACTAATGTTTATTTTGAAGCTTGGACTTGATAACTATGACGAATATTTTGTATTTTGAATCTTTAGTATAATATGTAGTTTTGAAATTTCATGTTTAAATTCAGTTTAAAAAAGCAGGTTAATAATTGTAAAAAAACGCATTAAAAATAATAATCTGTAGGGACGACATATTGTCCCTatagaaaaaaatagaaaaaaatgatTTTGAACTTGGTGGAACCACATATCGTCCCTATacatttaaaccaattttttttattttaactttatatGGACGACTTTTGATCTCTAAAAGTTtaaaccaatttttttattttaactctATAGGGACGACTTTTGGTCTCTAAAACTTtaaaccaatttttttatttttttattttaactttatagGGACGACTTTTGGCCTCTAAAAGTTtaaaccattttttttattttaactctATAGGAACGACTTTTGGTATCGAAAACtttaaaccggtttttttttttaactctaTAGGGACGACTTTTGGTCTCTAATAGTTGATCTACGGGGACAACACCAATAGGGACCATCCTGTAGGGAGGGGCCTATAGAAACAAAAGATGTGATACCATATGTCGTTCCCATGGGTTAAAAAGACCTATAGGAACGATAAGTCGTccttaaaagttaaaaaaaattggtttccACATGTGTTTTTCCTTGTTGTGATGGCATGTAGCCATGTATCCCACGTTATCATGTGATGTATCCATGTCTTCTATTTGCATTTTTCAGTTTACATTTCCTTTATTATATGTCGCACGGTTTTTTAAGATAAGCAAGTAGTGGTTCATGGGCGGATCTATGGGAGGGCAGAGTTTTTGGTTTTTCATGTTGTCAAAGAATTGAACAATGGTTTTTCCGTGTTGTTAAATAGTTGAACAATGAAAATAGATGGGGAGTGTCTGATCGAATTGATCAGGTCATGTAGGAACAAGGTTCAAGTCTACCGGTCTGTTAGGATGTCTCAGCTGCATACATCATTGCACTTCCACTTGACACCTATTGTAATGATAAATGGCTCGTCTTGTCATGACCTTCTCTTGAATTCTCAAAACTTCTGTCGCTCTATACCCCTGGGGAACATCCGCCAACCTTTAACTAAAATTAGTGTTATATACGTGTTAAAAATCCTGATTGTCTCTCATAAAATTTTACAATCGCCCCGTAAACTTTTAAAACCGACCACCATGAAATTTCAAAATTAAGCCCTTAATAAAAAGCAAACTAGAAACTTATAAATTttcaaatataaaaaataattctttgttaaacATTAATATAATTTGTATAACTAAGCCTAATTGAATCTCTAACACATGttaagcaatgttttaaaaaccggtaaataccggccggttataccagtattaccgtttccagatgtaaatccggtacgaaac of Helianthus annuus cultivar XRQ/B chromosome 1, HanXRQr2.0-SUNRISE, whole genome shotgun sequence contains these proteins:
- the LOC110910029 gene encoding transcription factor asR4-like, coding for MEQGKIQDELARVLRDVDDTSPVDELEVLKSALGHRNGHVRGVGRVVKNVTHEISSSNPPPRQQQQLEEMQQMRQEIQEMRQQQQQQQVQVQPFSNQAIMELQQQHAFQMQQMEAQFQCRLNELKRKMRQVDEDDEDDD